From one Streptomyces sp. R41 genomic stretch:
- a CDS encoding DUF1206 domain-containing protein, with protein sequence MNADAVTRSGRLRARRAATGSALEGAARAGLVARGAIYLLVGALALRIAFGDGGRQADRSGALEEISTKPFAAVLLWALGAGLVGMALWRLSEALFGAAGRDGGTARKRLLSAVRCVFYAFVAYSVLSFAAGAGAGGTGSSDRQSRDVTARALERPGGQWIVGAAGAATVVAGVWIAARAVLRKYRDQLKLGEMSRRVRRAVDTTGVAGGVARGLVFAAAGAFAVRAAVDYEPDKAKGVDDTLRSFTDTPLGPWLLACVAVGLVLFGTFSCAMARWRRV encoded by the coding sequence GTGAACGCCGACGCGGTGACCCGGAGCGGTCGGCTCCGGGCCCGTCGGGCCGCGACGGGATCGGCCTTGGAGGGCGCGGCCAGGGCGGGGCTGGTCGCACGAGGCGCGATCTATCTACTGGTGGGCGCACTGGCGCTGCGGATCGCCTTCGGGGACGGCGGGCGCCAGGCGGACCGGAGCGGCGCGCTCGAAGAGATCTCGACGAAGCCCTTCGCGGCCGTCCTGCTGTGGGCCCTGGGCGCGGGACTAGTCGGTATGGCGCTGTGGCGGCTGTCCGAGGCGCTCTTCGGTGCGGCCGGACGGGACGGCGGTACCGCGCGGAAGCGACTGCTGTCGGCCGTGCGCTGTGTCTTCTACGCGTTTGTCGCCTACTCCGTGCTCTCCTTCGCCGCGGGCGCGGGCGCGGGCGGCACAGGCTCCAGCGACCGGCAGTCCCGGGATGTGACGGCCAGGGCGCTGGAGCGGCCGGGAGGTCAGTGGATCGTGGGCGCGGCGGGCGCCGCCACCGTCGTGGCGGGTGTCTGGATCGCCGCCCGAGCCGTGCTGCGCAAGTACCGCGACCAGCTGAAGCTCGGGGAAATGTCGCGGCGCGTGCGGCGAGCCGTCGACACGACGGGCGTGGCGGGCGGGGTCGCGCGCGGGCTGGTGTTCGCCGCGGCGGGGGCCTTCGCGGTGCGGGCCGCCGTCGACTACGAACCCGACAAGGCCAAGGGCGTGGACGACACGCTCCGCTCATTCACCGACACCCCGTTGGGCCCGTGGCTGCTGGCCTGTGTCGCCGTGGGGCTCGTCCTGTTCGGGACGTTCTCCTGCGCGATGGCGCGGTGGCGGAGGGTGTGA
- a CDS encoding ABC transporter substrate-binding protein gives MPRSGSSASSTPMSRRLFLTATGAVSLGAALSACGGDSGGASSSSKPVSQADIDKAMTTPTELMFWTWVPNIAQEIALFEEKYPAIKVKVVNAGQGTPQYTKLRTALKAGSGAPDMVQVEFQAIPTFTITNSLLDLRPYGASALKDKFVDWTWGQVSGPKGEVWAIPQDTGPMGMLYRKDIFDKHGIEVPGTWDEFASAARKLHKTDPDVYLTNLAANQVAAWHGLLWQAGAKPYVTSGSDITISVDDPVSRKLGEYWGALADEGVIGVEPDFTDAWYAALNKGKYATWLTAAWGPVFLSGSAKATAGKWRAAPLPQWDAAKPSSGNWGGSTTAVIRSTKNPIAAAMFAQFLNSNPASAKMFATEQFFFPATKALLTDPEFVGDAPSFYGGQKVNQLFADIGGTVNSSFQWPPFLDQAATDWTETVGKSLADKSDTVRALGTWQSRLTTYAKNQGFTVKSS, from the coding sequence ATGCCCAGATCCGGATCCTCTGCCAGTTCCACCCCGATGAGCCGTCGGCTCTTTCTCACCGCGACGGGGGCCGTGTCCCTCGGCGCCGCGCTGTCCGCGTGCGGCGGCGACTCGGGCGGCGCGTCCTCTTCCTCCAAGCCGGTCAGCCAGGCCGACATCGACAAGGCGATGACGACCCCGACCGAGCTGATGTTCTGGACCTGGGTCCCGAACATCGCCCAGGAGATCGCGCTCTTCGAGGAGAAGTACCCGGCCATCAAGGTCAAGGTCGTCAACGCCGGCCAGGGCACCCCGCAGTACACCAAGCTGCGCACGGCGCTGAAGGCCGGCAGCGGGGCCCCGGACATGGTGCAGGTCGAGTTCCAGGCCATCCCGACCTTCACCATCACCAACAGCCTGCTGGATCTGCGGCCGTACGGCGCATCCGCGCTGAAGGACAAGTTCGTCGACTGGACGTGGGGCCAAGTCAGCGGCCCCAAGGGCGAGGTCTGGGCGATCCCGCAGGACACCGGTCCGATGGGCATGCTGTACCGCAAGGACATCTTCGACAAGCACGGCATCGAAGTGCCGGGGACCTGGGACGAGTTCGCCTCGGCGGCCCGGAAGCTCCACAAGACCGATCCGGACGTCTACCTCACCAACCTCGCGGCCAACCAGGTCGCCGCCTGGCACGGGCTGCTGTGGCAGGCGGGCGCCAAGCCCTACGTCACTTCCGGCAGCGACATCACCATCAGCGTCGACGACCCGGTCTCCAGGAAGCTCGGCGAGTACTGGGGCGCTCTGGCGGATGAGGGAGTCATCGGCGTCGAACCGGACTTCACCGACGCCTGGTACGCCGCACTGAACAAGGGCAAGTACGCCACCTGGCTCACCGCGGCCTGGGGCCCGGTCTTCCTCTCCGGATCGGCCAAGGCCACCGCGGGCAAGTGGCGGGCGGCCCCGCTGCCGCAGTGGGACGCCGCCAAGCCGAGCTCCGGTAACTGGGGCGGCTCGACCACAGCGGTCATCCGGTCGACCAAGAACCCCATCGCGGCGGCCATGTTCGCGCAGTTCCTCAACAGCAACCCCGCCAGCGCCAAGATGTTCGCCACCGAGCAGTTCTTCTTTCCGGCGACGAAAGCCCTGCTCACGGACCCCGAGTTCGTCGGGGACGCGCCGTCCTTCTACGGCGGCCAGAAGGTCAACCAGCTCTTCGCCGACATCGGCGGCACCGTCAACTCCTCCTTCCAGTGGCCGCCGTTCCTCGACCAGGCGGCGACGGACTGGACCGAGACCGTCGGCAAGTCCCTGGCCGACAAATCCGACACGGTCCGCGCCCTCGGCACGTGGCAGTCGCGGCTGACCACATACGCCAAGAACCAGGGCTTCACCGTCAAGTCATCGTGA
- a CDS encoding carbohydrate ABC transporter permease has translation MMTATTAASPKGPHRAGPTRRGPAGVRRQGAAGPLFVAPFLVLFLLLFLAPLGYAAYLSLFEQRLIGGTVFVGLDNYVQALQDPLLIHGVGRVALFFVIQVPLMLVLALLFALALDSGLLRLARVIRLGIFVPYAVPSVVATLMWGYLYGPDFGPFAQLSRKLDLPAPHFLSDGWMLGSLANIVTWEFVGYNMIILYAALRTIPQELYEAAAVDGAGAWRVAWSVKLPALRPALMLTLLFSVIGSFQLFNEPNLLMKIAPAVISSSYTANLYSYSLAFTGQQLNYAATVSFLLGLVIVIASYAVLLTANRRRTP, from the coding sequence ATGATGACTGCCACAACCGCGGCCTCCCCCAAGGGCCCACACCGGGCAGGACCGACGCGCCGCGGGCCCGCTGGCGTGCGCCGCCAGGGTGCGGCGGGGCCGCTGTTCGTCGCGCCGTTCCTGGTGCTCTTCCTCCTGCTCTTCCTCGCCCCACTCGGCTATGCCGCCTACCTCAGCCTGTTCGAGCAACGCCTCATCGGCGGGACCGTGTTCGTCGGCCTGGACAACTACGTCCAGGCCCTCCAGGACCCGCTCCTGATCCACGGCGTCGGACGCGTCGCGCTGTTCTTCGTGATCCAGGTCCCGCTGATGCTCGTGCTGGCCCTGCTCTTCGCCCTCGCACTCGACAGCGGCCTGCTGCGCCTCGCCCGTGTCATCCGGCTGGGCATCTTCGTCCCCTACGCCGTCCCGAGCGTGGTCGCCACCCTCATGTGGGGCTACCTCTACGGGCCGGACTTCGGCCCGTTCGCCCAGCTGAGCCGGAAGCTGGACCTGCCGGCTCCGCACTTCCTCAGCGACGGCTGGATGCTCGGCAGCCTGGCGAACATCGTGACCTGGGAGTTCGTCGGCTACAACATGATCATCCTGTACGCCGCCCTGCGGACCATTCCGCAGGAACTCTACGAGGCGGCCGCGGTGGACGGAGCGGGCGCCTGGCGGGTCGCCTGGTCCGTCAAACTGCCCGCTCTCCGCCCGGCGCTGATGCTCACCCTGCTGTTCTCGGTGATCGGCAGCTTCCAGCTGTTCAACGAGCCGAACCTGCTGATGAAGATCGCCCCGGCCGTCATCAGCAGCTCCTACACCGCCAACCTGTACTCCTATTCCCTCGCCTTCACCGGCCAGCAGCTGAACTACGCGGCCACGGTGTCCTTCCTGCTCGGCCTCGTCATCGTGATCGCCTCCTACGCCGTGCTGCTCACCGCGAACCGCAGGAGGACCCCGTGA
- a CDS encoding carbohydrate ABC transporter permease, with translation MAHGRRRPSASRRRSTPLTIAMLAALAYFLLPLFWLAVASTKSTQDLFNSFGLWFSHAPQLLTNIRETFTQDDGVFAHWLLNTVMYAVVSAVGAALLAAAAGYGFAKFRFRGDRAAFNLVLGAVMVPATALAIPTYLLFAKAGIVNTPWAIILPSLVNPFGLYLMRVYAQDAVPDSILEAARIDGAGEARIFFTIALRLLAPGLVTVLLFTLVATWNNYFLPLIMLNDPSLYPITVGLSSWAAQAQNGGAGSSSDMLALVVTGSLISILPLVIAFLLLQRYWQSGLAAGGVKQ, from the coding sequence GTGGCGCACGGCCGTCGCCGTCCGTCGGCGTCCCGGCGCCGCAGCACCCCCCTGACGATCGCCATGCTGGCCGCCCTGGCCTACTTCCTGCTGCCGCTGTTCTGGCTGGCCGTCGCCTCGACCAAGAGCACGCAGGACCTGTTCAACAGCTTCGGCCTGTGGTTCTCGCACGCCCCGCAGCTGCTGACGAACATCAGGGAGACCTTCACCCAGGACGACGGGGTGTTCGCGCACTGGCTGCTGAACACGGTCATGTACGCCGTCGTCAGCGCCGTCGGCGCCGCCCTGCTCGCGGCCGCCGCCGGGTACGGGTTCGCCAAGTTCCGCTTCCGCGGCGACCGCGCCGCCTTCAACCTTGTCCTCGGCGCCGTCATGGTCCCGGCAACCGCCCTGGCCATCCCGACCTACCTGCTGTTCGCCAAGGCAGGCATCGTCAACACGCCTTGGGCCATCATCCTGCCCTCCCTGGTCAACCCCTTCGGTCTCTACCTCATGCGCGTCTACGCCCAGGACGCCGTCCCCGACAGCATCCTCGAGGCGGCTCGCATCGATGGCGCGGGAGAGGCCCGGATCTTCTTCACGATCGCCCTGCGACTCCTGGCACCGGGTCTGGTGACGGTCTTGCTCTTCACACTGGTCGCGACGTGGAACAACTACTTCCTGCCGCTGATCATGCTCAACGACCCGAGCCTGTACCCGATCACCGTCGGGCTGTCCTCCTGGGCCGCCCAGGCCCAGAACGGAGGGGCGGGTAGCAGCAGCGACATGCTCGCGCTCGTCGTAACGGGCTCCCTCATCTCGATCCTCCCGCTCGTCATCGCTTTCCTCCTGCTCCAGCGGTACTGGCAGAGCGGGCTGGCCGCCGGCGGCGTCAAGCAGTGA
- a CDS encoding beta-galactosidase: MAVLPARVLFGAAYYHEYQPAYDAQLLPDEQLKTDLDLMAEAHFTVIRVGESVWSTWEPENGRFDLDWLQPVLDGAHERGISVILGTPTYAVPPWLARQYPEITGEQATGHRLGLGARQEADFTHPAFRFHAERVIRKIVARYADHPAVIGFQVDNEPGLHLFHNHGVFQRFTDHLRAQYGDVETLNREWGLVYWSHRLSTWADLWTPDGNAQPQYDVAWREFQARQVTEFIGWQADIVREYATPEQFVTTCISYTRQGVEDDELTDRLDIASGNPYYDMQDGLLLPDPTPDDHEQIWKTTGVWSMYRTADSMFSSRQEPFLVTETNANSIGFAWDNRPGYDGQWRQAAWAHVGRGARMIEYWQWQTLRFGAETYWGGVLPHTGRPGRTYAEIARLGAEFETAGPLVAGIEPDADITMVYSMPSKWLMQNHPPLSTPDGEPDPAAYHRIFDPFYRGAFDAGRQVRIVHSRQLHDPRGEREGVAPEEAARRHPVLVVPALYIAADTTLDWLAAYAHAGGHLVLGPRTGYADHEARARHESAPGRLVDAAGVHYDEFSNLVRDVPLCPEPGSPLTLPETATATHWAEGLIVADADILASYDHPHFGRWPALTTRPHGEGRVTYVGTVPGRDLAQAIAQWLVPTAGSGWRDLPASVTATTGTSQDGRRVHIVHNWSWEPASVPAPTELSDALNGTSLPVGTPLDLGPWDVRVLVSALADGASAPEAGHRS, from the coding sequence ATGGCGGTTCTGCCCGCCCGCGTCCTGTTCGGCGCCGCGTACTACCACGAGTACCAACCGGCCTACGACGCCCAGTTGCTGCCCGACGAACAGCTCAAGACCGACCTCGACCTGATGGCCGAGGCCCACTTCACCGTGATCCGGGTCGGCGAGTCGGTCTGGTCGACCTGGGAGCCGGAGAACGGGCGGTTCGACCTGGACTGGCTCCAGCCGGTGCTGGACGGCGCACACGAGCGAGGCATATCGGTGATCCTCGGGACGCCGACGTACGCGGTGCCGCCGTGGCTGGCCCGCCAGTACCCGGAGATCACGGGCGAGCAGGCCACGGGGCATCGCCTCGGCTTGGGCGCCCGCCAGGAGGCGGACTTCACCCACCCCGCCTTCCGCTTCCACGCCGAACGCGTGATCCGCAAGATCGTCGCCCGGTACGCCGACCACCCGGCCGTCATCGGCTTCCAGGTCGACAACGAGCCCGGCCTGCACCTCTTCCACAACCACGGCGTCTTCCAGCGCTTCACCGACCACCTGCGCGCCCAGTACGGCGACGTCGAGACCCTCAATCGCGAGTGGGGACTGGTCTATTGGTCCCACCGGCTCTCCACCTGGGCCGACCTATGGACGCCCGATGGCAACGCCCAGCCGCAGTACGACGTCGCCTGGCGGGAATTCCAGGCCCGGCAGGTCACCGAGTTCATCGGCTGGCAGGCCGACATCGTCCGCGAGTACGCCACCCCCGAGCAGTTCGTCACGACCTGCATCTCCTACACCCGCCAAGGGGTGGAGGACGATGAGCTGACCGACCGCCTCGACATCGCCTCGGGCAACCCTTACTACGACATGCAGGACGGCCTCCTGCTGCCCGACCCCACGCCCGACGACCACGAGCAGATCTGGAAGACCACCGGGGTCTGGTCGATGTACCGGACGGCGGACTCGATGTTCTCCTCGCGCCAGGAGCCGTTCCTGGTCACCGAGACCAACGCCAACTCCATCGGCTTCGCGTGGGACAACCGGCCCGGCTACGACGGCCAATGGCGGCAGGCCGCCTGGGCCCATGTCGGGCGCGGGGCACGAATGATCGAGTACTGGCAGTGGCAGACGCTGCGCTTCGGCGCGGAGACCTACTGGGGCGGCGTCCTCCCGCACACCGGCAGACCGGGCCGCACGTACGCCGAAATCGCCCGTCTCGGCGCGGAGTTCGAGACTGCGGGCCCGCTCGTCGCCGGGATCGAGCCGGACGCCGACATCACGATGGTCTACTCGATGCCGAGCAAGTGGCTCATGCAGAACCACCCGCCGCTCTCCACCCCCGACGGTGAACCCGATCCCGCCGCCTATCACCGCATCTTCGACCCGTTCTACCGCGGCGCCTTCGACGCAGGCCGCCAGGTACGCATCGTCCACAGCCGTCAACTGCACGACCCGCGTGGCGAACGGGAAGGCGTGGCACCGGAAGAGGCCGCCCGCCGCCACCCCGTCCTCGTCGTCCCAGCTCTCTACATCGCCGCCGACACGACCCTCGACTGGCTCGCCGCCTACGCCCACGCCGGCGGCCACCTGGTCCTCGGCCCGCGCACCGGCTATGCCGACCACGAGGCCCGCGCGCGGCACGAGTCGGCCCCCGGACGGTTGGTCGACGCCGCGGGGGTTCACTACGACGAGTTCAGCAACCTTGTACGCGACGTTCCCCTGTGCCCCGAGCCCGGCAGCCCGCTGACGCTGCCGGAGACGGCGACGGCAACGCACTGGGCCGAAGGCCTGATCGTCGCCGACGCAGACATCCTCGCCTCGTACGACCACCCGCACTTCGGCCGCTGGCCGGCCCTCACCACCCGGCCACACGGGGAGGGCCGCGTCACGTACGTCGGTACGGTTCCCGGGCGCGACCTGGCCCAGGCGATCGCCCAGTGGCTGGTGCCCACCGCGGGCAGCGGATGGCGGGACCTCCCGGCGTCCGTGACCGCCACGACCGGCACCTCCCAGGACGGACGCCGCGTCCACATCGTCCACAACTGGAGCTGGGAACCCGCGAGCGTTCCCGCCCCGACAGAGCTCTCCGACGCCCTGAACGGCACGTCCCTTCCCGTGGGCACGCCGCTGGACCTCGGCCCGTGGGATGTACGCGTGCTCGTCTCCGCCTTGGCCGACGGCGCCTCGGCACCTGAAGCGGGCCATCGCTCCTGA
- a CDS encoding MBL fold metallo-hydrolase, producing the protein MDTHRPPHVVAGGAGEAGGSVPARTLDVRWIHGSPSAKHNTDPDIQVHAYDAHTVILRQNMAIDYEAPFMFLLFGEERAVLIDTGATASAEYFPLRRVVDEVMEDWLTAHPRDGYELLVLHTHPHGDHIAGDGQFTDRPGTRVVDGALDRAWEFFGFRDDSEVVARVDLGGRVLECLATPGHHKAAVTFFDPWTGFLLTGDTVYPGRLYVEDWPAFTRTIDRLIDFCATRPVTHVLGCHIEMTRQQGRDYPVRTTYQPDEPPLQMTTDQLRDIRAAIETVGDRPGRHVFDDFVICHRDTPDGD; encoded by the coding sequence GTGGACACGCACAGGCCGCCGCATGTTGTCGCAGGTGGAGCGGGGGAAGCCGGGGGATCCGTACCGGCGCGGACCCTCGACGTACGGTGGATTCACGGCTCGCCGTCGGCCAAGCACAACACCGATCCCGACATCCAGGTCCACGCGTACGACGCGCACACGGTGATCCTTCGGCAGAACATGGCGATCGACTACGAAGCGCCCTTCATGTTCCTGCTGTTCGGCGAGGAACGAGCCGTTCTGATCGACACCGGCGCCACCGCATCGGCCGAGTACTTCCCGCTGCGTCGCGTGGTCGACGAGGTGATGGAGGACTGGCTGACCGCACACCCCCGGGACGGCTACGAACTCTTGGTGCTGCACACGCATCCGCACGGCGACCACATCGCGGGGGACGGTCAGTTCACCGACCGTCCCGGCACCAGAGTCGTGGACGGGGCCCTGGACAGGGCATGGGAGTTCTTCGGCTTCCGCGACGATTCCGAGGTCGTCGCCCGGGTCGACCTGGGTGGCCGCGTCCTCGAATGCCTGGCGACGCCGGGGCATCACAAGGCGGCGGTGACGTTCTTCGACCCTTGGACCGGGTTCCTGCTCACCGGCGACACGGTCTATCCCGGCCGCCTGTACGTCGAGGACTGGCCGGCCTTCACCCGCACCATCGACCGCCTGATCGACTTCTGTGCCACCCGGCCGGTCACCCACGTCCTCGGATGCCACATCGAAATGACCCGGCAGCAGGGCCGGGACTATCCGGTGCGCACCACCTATCAGCCCGACGAGCCGCCGCTGCAGATGACGACGGATCAACTGCGTGACATCCGAGCGGCGATCGAGACGGTCGGCGACCGGCCGGGACGCCATGTGTTCGACGACTTCGTGATCTGCCACCGCGACACTCCGGACGGAGACTAA
- a CDS encoding MurR/RpiR family transcriptional regulator produces the protein MPSPQQSRAQASAITSGKKAPEASVAPTSQLRELFDGPRLSPGQRRIAQYLIEHITEAAFLSITDLAERVGVSQPSVTRFAAAVGFSGYPALRERLQSIALSVLGSTPPALAEATSNELQAAVDAEIENLENLRRDFADPDEVIRVGRALSKSTPLTVLGLRISVSLAEYFAYAARRIHPDVRLVTRGGSVAYDALLQSREAGGTWVLAFGMPRHAQETLTALRVARSAGLQVALITDLGLGPLADEADVTFTIGTGSRLVFDSYAAPVVMSAALLQAMTDADPERTQARLEEYEQVAEQHQFFLKD, from the coding sequence GTGCCATCGCCGCAGCAGTCACGCGCACAGGCATCCGCGATCACCTCGGGCAAGAAGGCTCCGGAGGCGAGCGTGGCTCCCACGTCCCAGCTCAGGGAACTGTTCGACGGACCACGGCTCTCCCCGGGACAGCGGCGCATCGCCCAGTACCTGATCGAGCACATCACCGAGGCGGCGTTCCTGTCGATCACGGATCTCGCGGAGCGCGTCGGCGTCAGCCAGCCCTCGGTCACCCGTTTCGCGGCGGCGGTCGGCTTCAGTGGTTACCCCGCGCTACGGGAGAGGCTCCAGTCGATCGCGCTCAGCGTCCTCGGCAGCACGCCGCCCGCGCTCGCGGAGGCCACGAGCAACGAGCTGCAGGCGGCGGTGGACGCCGAGATCGAGAACCTGGAGAACCTGCGGCGGGACTTCGCCGATCCGGACGAGGTGATCCGTGTCGGCCGGGCGCTGTCGAAGTCGACGCCGCTGACGGTCCTCGGGCTGCGGATCTCCGTGTCGCTGGCCGAGTACTTCGCGTACGCCGCGCGGCGCATCCACCCGGACGTACGGCTGGTGACCCGGGGCGGCAGCGTCGCCTACGACGCGCTGCTGCAGTCGCGCGAGGCGGGCGGCACCTGGGTACTGGCCTTCGGGATGCCGCGGCACGCCCAGGAGACGCTCACGGCCCTGCGGGTCGCGCGCAGCGCGGGGCTGCAGGTGGCCCTGATCACCGACCTGGGGCTCGGACCGCTGGCGGACGAGGCCGACGTCACCTTCACCATCGGCACCGGGTCACGCCTCGTCTTCGACTCCTACGCGGCGCCGGTCGTGATGTCGGCGGCGCTGCTGCAGGCCATGACCGACGCCGATCCGGAGCGGACGCAGGCCCGCCTGGAGGAGTACGAGCAGGTCGCCGAGCAGCACCAGTTCTTCCTCAAGGACTGA